A region from the Melioribacter roseus P3M-2 genome encodes:
- a CDS encoding sigma-54-dependent transcriptional regulator: MKTIYIVDDEESILKMLTHWCKNQWGYNVKTFSNGKDFLKSLNENPDLVLLDIMLPDINGNEILSKIKTYEPSLPVIMLSAQGSVEVALESIRLGAFDYFPKPIDKNRLESSVRNAIKNYDLERELKNLKEDIRKEFSFDNIISADKKMQEAFRMVSKVLHNDITVLIQGESGTGKELIARAIHYNGSRKDAPFVVVNCASIPRELLESELFGHEKGAFTGAHQRKIGKFELANGGTIFLDEIGEMDIALQAKILRVIQEKEFERVGGNEIIKTDVRIISATNRDLRECVEKKLFREDLYYRLSSFPITIPPLRERRGDIVVLIDHFIKKNNEKLGKNVKGVTKKALKLLYDYDWPGNVRELENTIERCIILTEGDYIDTDVLPPSITSDEISAVLPSNGILFDDNSPIIPLEKLKEEAIKHALKVTDGNIVEASKKLKIGRATLYRLMEKYNIDYKK, from the coding sequence ATGAAAACAATTTATATTGTAGACGACGAAGAATCGATTCTGAAGATGCTGACGCACTGGTGTAAAAATCAGTGGGGTTACAATGTAAAAACATTTTCGAACGGGAAGGATTTTCTGAAATCCTTAAACGAAAATCCCGACCTGGTTCTGCTCGACATTATGCTGCCGGATATAAACGGCAACGAGATACTCTCAAAAATCAAAACTTACGAGCCCAGCTTACCGGTAATAATGTTGTCCGCTCAGGGAAGCGTGGAAGTGGCGCTCGAATCGATCCGATTGGGCGCATTCGATTACTTCCCTAAGCCGATCGACAAAAACAGACTTGAATCATCCGTTCGGAATGCGATCAAAAATTACGACCTCGAACGCGAGCTTAAAAATCTTAAAGAGGATATAAGAAAAGAATTCAGTTTCGACAATATAATTTCCGCAGATAAAAAAATGCAGGAAGCCTTCAGAATGGTTTCCAAAGTTCTGCATAACGACATTACGGTCTTGATTCAGGGCGAGAGCGGAACGGGAAAAGAATTGATTGCGCGCGCAATTCATTACAACGGCAGCAGAAAAGACGCTCCGTTTGTCGTCGTCAACTGCGCTTCGATACCCAGAGAATTGCTCGAAAGCGAACTCTTCGGTCACGAAAAAGGAGCGTTTACCGGAGCGCATCAAAGAAAGATCGGCAAGTTCGAGCTTGCCAACGGCGGAACGATTTTTCTCGATGAAATCGGAGAGATGGACATCGCATTGCAGGCAAAAATTCTGCGCGTAATTCAAGAGAAAGAATTCGAACGGGTCGGGGGCAACGAGATCATTAAAACCGACGTAAGAATAATCTCCGCTACAAACCGCGACCTGCGCGAATGCGTCGAGAAGAAACTCTTCAGGGAAGACCTTTATTATCGACTCAGCTCTTTCCCAATCACAATCCCTCCTCTCAGAGAGAGAAGGGGCGACATTGTAGTTTTGATAGATCACTTCATCAAAAAGAACAATGAGAAACTCGGAAAAAATGTCAAAGGCGTTACCAAAAAAGCGCTAAAACTCCTCTACGACTACGACTGGCCGGGCAATGTGCGCGAACTGGAGAATACAATCGAGAGATGCATTATACTTACCGAGGGCGATTACATCGACACCGACGTTCTGCCGCCCTCGATTACGTCGGACGAAATCTCCGCGGTTTTGCCTTCCAACGGTATCCTGTTCGACGACAATTCTCCGATTATTCCGCTTGAAAAGTTAAAAGAGGAGGCTATAAAACACGCTCTGAAAGTTACAGACGGCAATATTGTGGAAGCCTCGAAAAAATTGAAAATCGGACGCGCTACTCTTTACCGGCTAATGGAAAAATATAATATCGATTATAAAAAATAA
- a CDS encoding MFS transporter, whose protein sequence is MHKNFYLSLIGIAIGGIGFGLINPVTVILLEKAETPALLTGIATTAGYVSIVLFSPLAGRLLKKYSIRKIGLIGFFIWTAGALAHIYWHNYPVLLSVKFLMGIGGTIIFVSTEFIINYYSDSSNRGKNTGIYVVLLSIGIALGTLLIWTLEISDWVPFVIGSAVMFIVWILYFLFFEDFQFAGGNSNNRKMRLRDMPLISLVSSAVYGIMESSLVVVIPIYGLRSSYDTTEVSSFLTSFVIGGIILLYLIGYMADKVNKTNLLSAVSLILALLFVFPLFHTNFVYLVVLFFLIGGIVPAYYTLGLNYTMEKVNRHYIAEANGYYVMFYGIGTIAGPVVGSLMIDIETKVAYWIFASFLCLFFWLILRSNKKEGGGNLTAS, encoded by the coding sequence ATGCACAAAAATTTCTATCTGTCGCTCATTGGAATTGCAATAGGAGGAATCGGATTCGGTTTAATCAATCCGGTTACGGTTATTCTGTTAGAAAAAGCCGAGACTCCGGCTCTCTTAACGGGCATAGCCACTACTGCCGGTTACGTCAGCATCGTGTTGTTTTCCCCGCTTGCGGGCAGGCTGCTTAAAAAATACAGCATTAGGAAAATTGGGTTAATCGGATTCTTTATATGGACAGCCGGAGCTCTTGCACATATATATTGGCACAATTATCCTGTCTTGCTATCGGTTAAATTTTTAATGGGTATAGGCGGTACGATAATTTTCGTATCTACCGAGTTCATAATAAATTACTACAGCGACTCTTCCAACCGCGGAAAAAACACAGGAATTTATGTAGTGCTTTTATCCATCGGAATTGCCCTGGGAACGCTTTTAATATGGACATTGGAAATTTCCGACTGGGTGCCTTTCGTTATCGGTTCGGCGGTAATGTTTATAGTCTGGATCTTATATTTTTTGTTCTTTGAAGATTTTCAATTCGCCGGCGGAAATTCAAATAATCGTAAAATGCGGTTGAGGGATATGCCTTTAATCAGTTTAGTCTCCTCCGCAGTTTACGGCATAATGGAGTCTTCGCTTGTGGTTGTAATACCGATATACGGTTTGAGAAGCTCCTACGACACAACCGAAGTGTCTTCTTTTTTAACGTCGTTCGTGATTGGAGGCATAATACTGCTTTATCTTATCGGATACATGGCAGATAAAGTAAACAAAACGAATCTCCTTTCCGCCGTATCCTTAATATTAGCCCTGCTTTTCGTCTTTCCGCTTTTTCACACAAATTTTGTTTACTTGGTCGTTCTATTTTTCTTAATTGGCGGAATAGTGCCGGCATATTATACACTGGGACTTAATTATACAATGGAAAAAGTGAACCGACATTATATTGCGGAAGCAAACGGATACTATGTCATGTTTTACGGTATCGGCACTATTGCAGGACCCGTCGTCGGATCGCTTATGATTGACATCGAGACAAAAGTCGCCTATTGGATCTTTGCTTCGTTTTTATGTCTGTTCTTCTGGCTTATTTTACGTAGCAATAAAAAAGAAGGAGGAGGTAATCTGACTGCGTCGTAG
- a CDS encoding glycosyltransferase family 2 protein — MVSVVLENLRESTTRNLINDFEKLGDDMEFISFGSAINDERLINIAEIEPFSSKAVKKAAELISNKFVVWIREYENKKINRINFNGKTLQKLIDVLSIQNAGMVYSNFAEYDTETGKKYEHPLIPYQTGSIRDDFDFGMAIVLNGELIKKIAVEMKEDYLYAGFYDLRLRLSEISGLIHISEFLYSVDIERKTEAMEEHFKYVSAERKTMQIEFEKAATEHLKRIGAYIKPGGELIDFENPKENFPVEASVVIPVKNREKTIASAVNSALSQKTDFDFNVIVVDNHSDDATTEILKKTASSNKKLIHLIPDERNLQIGGCWKYAVNSGHCGKFAVQLDSDDLYYDENTLVKIIKTFYDENSAMVIGSYKLTDFNLNEIPPGIVDHREWTDENGANNALRINGLGAPRAFYTPLLRQIDIPNVSYGEDYYLGITISRNYKISRIYEPIYICRRWEGNSDANLSQEKINKNNYYKDSLRTNEIIERQKMNKYADQQN; from the coding sequence ATGGTTTCGGTAGTATTAGAAAATCTGCGTGAATCAACGACAAGGAATTTGATAAACGATTTCGAAAAGCTCGGCGACGATATGGAGTTTATCTCTTTCGGGTCGGCAATAAACGACGAAAGACTCATAAATATTGCCGAAATCGAACCGTTTTCTTCTAAGGCGGTAAAAAAAGCTGCGGAATTGATTTCGAATAAATTTGTAGTGTGGATAAGAGAATACGAGAACAAAAAAATCAATAGAATAAATTTTAACGGCAAAACCCTGCAAAAATTAATTGATGTATTGTCAATACAAAATGCCGGTATGGTTTACTCGAACTTCGCGGAATATGATACTGAGACCGGAAAAAAATACGAACACCCGCTTATTCCCTATCAAACAGGGAGTATAAGAGACGATTTCGACTTTGGTATGGCGATTGTTTTGAACGGCGAGTTAATTAAAAAAATAGCAGTGGAAATGAAAGAAGATTACTTATACGCGGGTTTTTACGATTTGCGTCTGAGACTTTCGGAAATTTCGGGTTTGATTCATATTAGCGAATTTCTCTATTCCGTCGACATTGAGCGGAAAACAGAGGCAATGGAAGAACATTTTAAATATGTGTCTGCCGAAAGGAAAACGATGCAAATCGAATTCGAGAAAGCGGCTACGGAACATCTGAAAAGAATCGGCGCTTATATTAAACCCGGCGGAGAATTAATCGATTTCGAAAATCCGAAAGAAAATTTTCCGGTCGAAGCCTCCGTTGTTATACCGGTTAAAAACAGAGAAAAGACTATCGCATCTGCCGTCAATTCCGCTTTGTCGCAAAAAACCGACTTTGATTTTAACGTTATTGTTGTCGACAATCATTCCGACGACGCCACTACGGAGATTTTGAAAAAAACAGCGTCTTCGAACAAAAAACTGATACATCTGATTCCGGATGAAAGAAATCTGCAAATAGGCGGCTGCTGGAAATATGCGGTTAACAGCGGTCATTGCGGCAAATTTGCGGTTCAGCTAGACAGCGACGATCTTTATTACGACGAAAACACGCTGGTCAAAATAATTAAAACGTTCTACGATGAAAATTCGGCGATGGTAATCGGGTCATACAAATTGACCGATTTTAATCTCAACGAAATTCCGCCGGGCATTGTAGATCATCGCGAATGGACTGACGAGAACGGCGCAAACAATGCATTGCGAATAAACGGTCTGGGAGCTCCCCGGGCTTTTTATACGCCTCTATTGAGGCAAATTGATATCCCGAACGTAAGTTACGGAGAAGATTATTATCTCGGCATTACCATCTCGCGCAATTATAAAATATCGAGAATCTATGAACCTATTTACATCTGCCGAAGGTGGGAGGGAAATTCCGACGCCAATCTTTCTCAAGAGAAAATAAATAAAAACAACTACTATAAAGACTCACTCAGAACAAACGAAATAATCGAAAGACAAAAGATGAATAAATATGCTGACCAACAAAATTGA
- a CDS encoding STAS domain-containing protein — MNVQERTYDDIVLIKLDIDRATIKDAEQLKKIFYAKIEQGFKKVIIDLSKVDFIDSTFLGVLVSALKRTINQGGDLKLVGLRQNVRAMFELTRLHRVFEVYTDNNSAINSFK; from the coding sequence ATGAACGTACAAGAAAGAACTTACGATGATATAGTATTAATAAAGCTCGACATCGACAGAGCTACAATAAAAGACGCCGAACAGCTAAAAAAAATATTTTACGCAAAAATTGAACAGGGTTTTAAAAAAGTTATTATAGATCTGAGCAAAGTCGATTTTATCGATTCTACTTTTCTGGGCGTGCTGGTAAGCGCATTAAAAAGGACGATAAATCAAGGCGGCGACCTTAAACTCGTCGGTCTGAGACAGAACGTACGCGCCATGTTCGAACTAACGCGACTTCACAGAGTATTCGAAGTTTATACAGACAATAATTCCGCAATCAACAGTTTTAAATAA
- a CDS encoding PP2C family protein-serine/threonine phosphatase has protein sequence MATLSSNKILLVEDEPNIARLFIHNLTKAGFECVHAENGKAALDMIDEVQPALIISDIMMPVMDGFEFRKELLSYPEYKSIPFVFLTAKSGEEDMLLGYDLEIEDYIVKTSSPKIVIAKVSAILKSLEKEREKVVDEVQKAADSMAAKVVPESPPQFNGLKVLQWHAPYKNVPGGDFIDYIKINDESIAVILGDVMGKRWGAWYFAVAYAGYVRTAARIVLESTAELNPDIILQRINESVYRDERISEVFITLSVVIIDTKNKTAKYSGAGDLPIIYRSGNKAEFIESSGLLLGFNPDGQYSNKIIDIKSGDEIILFTDGITESRNKEGELFGNQRLLDFIGNVSPEDNTVDLLREELLKFTGGELEDDVSVIAIKIL, from the coding sequence ATGGCAACTTTATCTTCAAATAAAATATTACTCGTAGAAGACGAACCGAATATCGCCAGATTATTTATTCACAATTTAACAAAGGCGGGGTTTGAATGCGTTCACGCCGAGAACGGCAAAGCGGCTCTCGATATGATCGACGAAGTTCAACCCGCATTAATTATAAGCGATATAATGATGCCTGTCATGGACGGATTCGAATTCCGAAAAGAACTGCTAAGCTATCCCGAATATAAATCGATCCCATTTGTATTCCTTACGGCCAAAAGCGGCGAAGAAGATATGCTCTTGGGTTACGACCTTGAAATCGAAGATTATATAGTAAAGACGTCCAGCCCCAAAATTGTAATTGCCAAAGTATCGGCAATTCTTAAAAGCCTCGAAAAAGAAAGGGAAAAAGTCGTAGACGAAGTACAGAAAGCAGCCGATTCAATGGCGGCAAAAGTTGTGCCCGAATCGCCGCCTCAATTTAACGGACTTAAAGTTCTGCAATGGCACGCGCCCTATAAAAATGTTCCGGGCGGCGATTTTATCGATTACATAAAAATCAACGACGAAAGCATCGCCGTTATATTAGGCGACGTAATGGGAAAACGGTGGGGCGCATGGTACTTTGCGGTTGCATACGCGGGCTACGTTAGAACCGCCGCAAGAATAGTGCTTGAATCCACCGCTGAATTAAATCCGGATATAATACTTCAACGTATTAACGAATCAGTTTACAGAGACGAGCGCATTTCGGAAGTATTTATTACTCTTTCGGTAGTAATCATCGACACCAAAAATAAAACCGCCAAATATTCAGGCGCAGGCGACTTGCCTATTATATACCGATCCGGAAACAAAGCGGAGTTTATCGAATCCTCCGGACTCCTTCTCGGCTTTAATCCCGACGGCCAATATTCGAACAAAATTATCGATATAAAAAGCGGCGACGAGATAATACTTTTTACAGACGGAATTACGGAGTCGAGAAATAAAGAAGGAGAATTATTCGGCAATCAACGGCTGCTTGATTTCATTGGAAACGTCAGTCCCGAAGACAACACCGTAGATTTGCTGCGAGAAGAATTATTGAAATTTACTGGCGGCGAACTGGAAGACGACGTAAGCGTGATTGCAATAAAGATTCTCTAA
- a CDS encoding mechanosensitive ion channel family protein — translation MFLKKEFLGNTIEDYLLALGVFLAVFIVIKIIKKFVLHRLKERFESSYISKYNFLNKSINKFFVPAIYLGILYLIIGRLKLSEETEKIVSAVYSVLITYFVVRFTVVIIKYFIERYFIQRDRESDYIRIQPLLGLVDLTVWSVGVIFLLDNFGFEVSAVVTGLGISGVAVALAAQAILGDLFSYFVLFFDKPFEVGDFVNFEGQLGNIEKIGLKTTKIRALSGEQIIVNNSRLTTATVHNFKRMEKRRAVLRIGVVYQTPHDKLKAIPEMVKEIITRHELVQYDRGHFISYGDFSLNYEFVYYVLSPEMVVYLDIQQSINLEIYKLFEREGIEFAYPTQTIFVNQEANTDPGSKQ, via the coding sequence ATGTTTTTAAAGAAAGAATTCTTGGGCAACACAATCGAAGATTATTTGTTGGCGTTGGGCGTTTTTCTCGCCGTATTCATAGTAATAAAGATTATTAAGAAATTCGTGCTTCATAGACTGAAGGAACGTTTTGAATCTTCTTATATTTCGAAATACAACTTTCTGAACAAAAGCATTAATAAATTTTTTGTTCCCGCCATTTATCTCGGCATACTCTATCTGATAATAGGGCGTCTGAAATTAAGCGAAGAAACGGAGAAAATAGTTTCAGCAGTCTATTCCGTTTTAATTACCTATTTCGTTGTGCGCTTCACGGTTGTTATTATCAAGTATTTTATTGAGCGTTATTTTATTCAACGCGACCGCGAATCGGATTACATCCGCATTCAACCCCTGCTGGGATTGGTCGATTTGACAGTGTGGTCGGTTGGCGTAATATTTTTACTCGACAACTTCGGTTTTGAGGTTTCCGCGGTAGTTACCGGACTCGGTATATCAGGCGTGGCGGTGGCTTTGGCTGCTCAGGCTATTCTGGGCGACCTTTTCAGTTACTTTGTTCTCTTTTTCGATAAACCCTTTGAGGTCGGGGATTTTGTCAATTTCGAAGGTCAGTTGGGTAATATCGAAAAAATCGGTCTCAAAACTACTAAAATAAGAGCGCTATCGGGCGAACAAATTATCGTTAACAATTCGCGCCTTACAACCGCTACGGTTCATAATTTCAAACGGATGGAAAAAAGAAGAGCTGTGCTAAGAATCGGCGTGGTTTATCAAACTCCTCACGACAAATTAAAAGCCATTCCGGAAATGGTAAAAGAAATCATTACGCGACACGAACTTGTTCAATACGACAGAGGTCATTTCATAAGTTACGGAGATTTCAGTCTCAATTACGAATTTGTCTACTATGTTCTGTCTCCGGAAATGGTCGTCTATCTCGACATTCAACAAAGCATTAATCTGGAAATTTATAAACTCTTCGAGCGAGAAGGAATCGAATTCGCTTATCCTACTCAAACAATATTCGTCAATCAGGAAGCCAATACAGATCCGGGGAGCAAACAATGA
- a CDS encoding sensor histidine kinase produces MTKTKVEKYTENLNLPALEIVESTDNLFVSKKLKSLLGIRKEPTTEFFDSDLFYDDKGEKIAFDKLPFIKAFKNGKSILNSPLIYKNGKIEKSFYIDSIFLGGKNLSRLLAIFREAEKPDGEENLRETVDNLNAVVFSTNYDGSEYYYISGAVRMIFGFTPQEIYENKFLILRTIKKEHFGRFKEFIDTLRGGDAACVEYQMKDRYGKEHWVRHNGIPIIRDGKVQKIIGMIIDITEEKINQLKLENSEEKLRVLVDTADDLIFILNGFGYISTINKNGSKTLGYNPQEMTGKHILEFVNKDNEFIVADAFSKLIDSRDKVFFEVEFMDKHGNPIIFEVHAKPLIIDDEVTGIVCVGRNISARKADEKKIKELNSKLIEANRIISIERERAKQKINVLEEVSKLKSEFISNISHELRTPLASIVGFAETISTDSELPPETIREFSNIILTEGKRLAKLINDVLDFSKLESGEEKLLKEEFDLTDALNELLASYSEHIKTKELSLSVRFPEEKIVIYADKNRLMQAIGNLISNAIKFTPSNGRISVIVENFDKEIEIAVNDTGIGIPEKEIPKLFQKFTKIYRQGTLQPGAGFGLTLVKQIVDLHKGVIRVISQENKGSTFIIRLPKKKD; encoded by the coding sequence ATGACAAAAACCAAAGTCGAAAAATATACCGAGAACCTGAATTTGCCGGCTCTCGAAATTGTGGAAAGCACGGATAATTTATTCGTGTCCAAAAAACTCAAGAGCCTTTTGGGAATCCGTAAGGAACCGACAACAGAATTCTTTGATTCCGATCTGTTCTACGACGACAAGGGAGAAAAGATTGCCTTCGACAAATTGCCGTTTATTAAGGCTTTCAAAAACGGTAAAAGTATATTGAACTCGCCGTTAATTTACAAAAACGGAAAAATTGAAAAATCTTTTTACATCGATTCTATTTTTTTGGGCGGTAAGAACTTGTCGAGACTACTGGCTATTTTCAGAGAAGCCGAAAAACCGGACGGAGAAGAAAATCTGCGGGAAACTGTAGACAACCTCAACGCGGTTGTATTTTCCACCAATTATGACGGGAGCGAATATTATTATATCAGCGGCGCGGTAAGAATGATCTTCGGCTTTACGCCTCAGGAAATTTATGAAAACAAATTTCTGATTCTCAGGACTATCAAAAAGGAACACTTCGGCAGATTCAAAGAATTTATCGATACGCTTCGCGGCGGCGACGCGGCCTGCGTGGAATATCAAATGAAAGATCGTTACGGCAAAGAACATTGGGTGCGGCATAACGGCATTCCGATAATACGCGACGGAAAAGTTCAAAAAATTATCGGGATGATAATCGACATTACCGAAGAAAAGATAAACCAGCTGAAGCTCGAAAATTCCGAAGAGAAATTGAGGGTGCTGGTCGACACAGCCGACGACCTGATTTTCATATTGAACGGTTTCGGATACATCAGTACGATCAACAAAAACGGTTCAAAAACGCTCGGTTATAATCCCCAGGAAATGACCGGCAAACATATACTCGAATTTGTCAATAAAGACAACGAATTTATTGTAGCCGACGCTTTTTCCAAACTTATCGACTCGCGGGACAAAGTGTTTTTCGAAGTCGAGTTTATGGACAAGCACGGCAATCCGATAATATTCGAAGTTCATGCCAAACCGCTGATAATCGACGACGAGGTCACTGGCATTGTATGCGTGGGAAGAAATATCTCCGCCCGTAAAGCCGACGAAAAGAAAATAAAAGAACTCAATTCAAAATTGATCGAAGCAAACAGAATCATATCAATAGAGAGAGAACGGGCAAAACAAAAAATTAACGTGCTCGAAGAAGTAAGCAAACTCAAGAGCGAATTTATATCGAACATATCGCACGAGCTCAGAACTCCCCTGGCTTCGATTGTGGGTTTCGCCGAAACTATCTCTACGGACAGCGAACTGCCTCCGGAAACAATCCGGGAGTTCAGCAATATTATACTGACCGAAGGCAAAAGGTTGGCCAAATTGATAAACGACGTGCTCGATTTTTCGAAGCTCGAATCGGGCGAAGAAAAATTATTAAAAGAAGAATTCGATTTAACCGACGCTCTAAACGAATTGCTCGCTTCATACAGCGAACATATCAAAACAAAAGAATTGAGCCTGTCCGTACGGTTCCCCGAAGAAAAAATCGTAATCTATGCGGACAAGAACCGTCTAATGCAGGCAATAGGAAATCTGATATCGAACGCCATTAAATTCACGCCGTCAAACGGCAGAATATCTGTAATTGTAGAAAACTTCGACAAGGAAATTGAAATTGCCGTTAACGACACAGGAATAGGTATTCCCGAAAAAGAGATTCCCAAACTATTCCAAAAATTTACAAAAATATACCGGCAGGGAACGCTACAGCCGGGAGCCGGATTCGGGCTTACGCTCGTAAAGCAAATTGTCGACCTTCACAAAGGCGTTATACGCGTTATCAGTCAGGAAAACAAAGGTTCGACTTTTATCATACGACTTCCAAAGAAGAAAGACTGA
- a CDS encoding DUF4922 domain-containing protein codes for MLTNKIEKNEFRLADEAAGLLEMQLAEWEFLKANYEKLADIIAKEIRYEDYKFIALHNPERIKSTAADVSDSGIKNRKCFLCKENLPVEQRGIVYDKKYYLLCNPYPVVGKHYTIVKLKHMPQQIVGNIEDLLDLTRHMSKYFTLFYNGPKCGASAPDHMHFQAIEKKKMPLEDDFKKLIGDSRNFRIDKSRISITAAETYPGKPVIVESEHKGEILKAFRTILNGLKKIYEPKEEPMINIVSTYEGNKWSLFIFPRREHRPAEFYSGELIVSPAALDMAGLVIVPRKEDLDKIDRDKLIDIYKQVSFTKEYYEFLKKKLFEKYIRV; via the coding sequence ATGCTGACCAACAAAATTGAGAAAAACGAATTCAGATTAGCCGATGAAGCAGCCGGACTGCTGGAAATGCAGTTGGCGGAATGGGAGTTCTTAAAAGCTAATTACGAAAAGCTCGCCGATATAATTGCCAAAGAAATTCGTTACGAGGATTATAAATTTATAGCGTTGCATAACCCGGAACGAATTAAATCGACGGCGGCGGATGTATCCGATTCGGGAATAAAAAACAGAAAATGTTTTCTGTGCAAAGAAAACCTTCCGGTCGAACAAAGAGGAATCGTTTACGATAAAAAATATTACTTGCTATGTAATCCTTATCCGGTTGTCGGAAAACATTATACGATAGTCAAGCTGAAACACATGCCCCAGCAAATTGTCGGCAACATTGAAGATTTGCTCGATTTGACGCGACATATGAGCAAATATTTTACGCTTTTTTATAACGGTCCCAAATGCGGGGCATCGGCTCCCGACCATATGCATTTTCAGGCAATCGAAAAAAAGAAAATGCCGTTGGAGGATGATTTTAAAAAACTAATCGGCGATTCGAGAAATTTCAGAATTGACAAATCCCGCATTTCTATTACTGCAGCCGAGACGTATCCGGGTAAACCTGTTATTGTAGAATCGGAACATAAAGGCGAAATACTGAAAGCCTTCAGAACCATTCTTAACGGATTAAAAAAAATATACGAACCGAAAGAAGAACCGATGATAAATATTGTGTCCACTTACGAAGGGAATAAATGGAGCCTGTTTATTTTTCCTAGAAGGGAACACCGCCCTGCCGAATTTTATTCGGGCGAATTGATTGTCAGTCCAGCGGCTCTCGATATGGCGGGATTGGTTATAGTTCCCCGTAAGGAAGATCTCGATAAAATCGATCGGGATAAGTTAATCGATATTTACAAACAGGTTTCCTTTACGAAAGAATATTACGAATTTCTGAAGAAAAAGCTTTTCGAGAAATATATACGCGTTTAG
- a CDS encoding RrF2 family transcriptional regulator yields the protein MTVFFSKACELGIQAVLFLSIKKEKVVFNAEEISKELKVPKEFVSKVLQTLTHKGIVGSKKGKNGGFYLAKNPNNIYLIDIIEAIDGDKIFKSCVLGFPGCSNENPCPVHNKWGRLRDEAYKMFKKESLAQLKEKTVKKILSL from the coding sequence ATGACCGTTTTCTTTTCGAAAGCATGCGAATTGGGCATTCAGGCGGTTCTCTTTCTTTCAATCAAAAAAGAAAAAGTCGTATTCAATGCCGAGGAAATATCGAAAGAGTTGAAAGTGCCGAAAGAGTTCGTCTCGAAGGTACTGCAAACGCTTACCCATAAAGGGATTGTCGGCTCAAAAAAAGGCAAAAACGGCGGTTTTTATCTGGCAAAAAATCCGAACAACATTTATCTCATCGACATCATTGAAGCCATCGACGGCGATAAAATTTTCAAAAGCTGCGTGCTCGGTTTTCCGGGCTGCTCCAACGAGAATCCCTGCCCTGTTCACAATAAGTGGGGGCGTCTAAGAGACGAAGCATACAAAATGTTTAAAAAGGAAAGCCTGGCGCAACTGAAGGAAAAAACGGTAAAAAAAATTCTGAGCCTTTAA